The following coding sequences lie in one Glycine soja cultivar W05 chromosome 16, ASM419377v2, whole genome shotgun sequence genomic window:
- the LOC114390425 gene encoding naringenin,2-oxoglutarate 3-dioxygenase-like: protein MAPTAKTDLAYLAQEKTLELSFVRDEDERPKVAYNEFSNEVPVISLAGIHEVGGRREEICKKIVEACKNWGIFQVVDHGVDQQLMAEMTRLAKEFFILPLDEKVRFDMSGGKRGGFNVSSHLRGESVQDWREIVIYFSYPMRERDYTRWPDTPKGWRSVTESYSEKLMALACNLLEVLSEAMGLEKEALTKACVDMDQKIVVNYYPKCPQPDLTLGLKRHTDPGTITLLLQDQVGGLQATRDNGKTWITVQPVEGAFVVNLGDHCHYLSNGRFKSADHQAVVNSNHSRLSIATFQNPALNATVYPLKVREGEKPVMEEPITFAEMYRRKMSKDLEIAGMKKLAKKKDFENEKHFQELEKAKVEAKPLKEILA from the exons ATGGCACCAACGGCCAAGACTGATCTGGCTTACCTGGCTCAGGAGAAGACCCTGGAATTGAGCTTCGTTCGGGATGAAGACGAGCGTCCAAAGGTTGCGTACAATGAATTCAGCAATGAGGTCCCGGTGATTTCTCTGGCCGGAATCCACGAGGTGGGTGGTCGTAGAGAAGAGATTTGCAAGAAGATTGTGGAGGCTTGCAAGAATTGGGGTATCTTCCAAGTTGTTGATCACGGTGTGGATCAACAACTCATGGCCGAGATGACCCGTCTTGCCAAAGAGTTCTTTATCTTGCCACTGGACGAAAAGGTTCGCTTTGATATGTCCGGTGGCAAAAGGGGAGGATTCAACGTCTCTAGTCATCTCCga GGTGAGTCCGTGCAGGACTGGAGAGAGATAGTGATATACTTTTCCTAcccaatgagagagagagactatACAAGGTGGCCAGACACTCCAAAAGGGTGGAGATCAGTGACCGAATCATACAGCGAGAAGCTAATGGCTCTAGCTTGCAATCTCTTGGAGGTGTTGTCAGAGGCAATGGGGTTGGAGAAAGAGGCTTTAACCAAAGCATGTGTTGACATGGACCAGAAGATTGTGGTGAATTACTACCCTAAGTGCCCACAACCTGACCTCACTCTTGGCCTCAAGCGCCACACTGATCCTGGCACCATCACATTGCTGCTTCAGGACCAAGTGGGTGGACTCCAAGCCACCAGGGACAATGGGAAAACGTGGATCACCGTTCAGCCTGTGGAGGGTGCCTTCGTTGTCAATCTTGGAGACCATTGTCAT TATCTGAGCAATGGAAGGTTCAAGAGTGCTGATCACCAAGCGGTGGTGAACTCAAACCATAGCCGTTTGTCCATAGCCACGTTTCAAAACCCTGCACTAAATGCAACTGTGTACCCTCTCAAGGTTAGAGAGGGAGAGAAGCCTGTGATGGAGGAACCAATCACTTTTGCTGAAATGTACAGGAGGAAGATGAGCAAGGACCTTGAGATTGCTGGGATGAAGAAGCTGGCTAAGAAAAAGGACTTTGAGAATGAAAAGCATTTCCAAGAACTTGAGAAGGCAAAAGTTGAGGCCAAGCCTTTGAAGGAGATTCTTGCTTAA